A region of Denticeps clupeoides chromosome 19, fDenClu1.1, whole genome shotgun sequence DNA encodes the following proteins:
- the LOC114769055 gene encoding NACHT, LRR and PYD domains-containing protein 3 isoform X1 — translation MAESPVASYVSDDGSQMNGNNSGAERPPSSYGSMRSDDYNDHENNVATGVVTVDQPVSYTRVYVQRSSSPETILTEQTSGQQSSIQNHGVFIRSDKTLVASRKEVPQETLREGEEYMELDDELRVHVVERPVETEEEHSPAGDLELLSGSKHPELCLGYIFRSMQDVLSKMDPTELLWFKRELTVRREQDFKKEDLQDSDVLDVVDRLLERCELGKAVQVSCRIMFLIDRRDLCKELEKKCMRVLIQYEVKEYVKRRFEIVFEGVPRPGRQTAINNIYVEQDLLKGGTYGVNTEHEIRQVTQPNSSTTRGSIRLSDLFKPHLPDGPSIRNVLITGIPLAGLSLCARKVVVDWANETAFQEFQLVFLLPCEELHLTREENISFSDFMSVFCSGTKDIDKLISQPDCRCLFILDALELARPNFDFTNNQVVTDVTDLAPTDALLTSLILGHLLPGAKVLMTSHYGAASLIPDHLVHRHLESQGFTDEQKDEFFTKRFSVPELGMQVLAHVKSSRTLYIMSHLPLFAWMVACIFERGLQHRPGFAERPPHESVVYVQFVIVQVNRWMERYRLVNRDSIRWTDTDKDMLMKLGKMALSLLEARRVIFHKEDLDEYELNMKEVTEQLGLVAEVPNMGFLVKSKAVRQESKESQAFAFLHLTVQEFLAAFYVYLSFRVDGKTIFEQPFKKRVIAKFSKDSFLALYRPAVDRALASPDGHLDMFLRFMFGMVMDSTEDHLRGFFLSHYMNPPRGMDEVVSYVRKRIAENALPDRCCNLQRCLDEMTELP, via the exons ATGGCCGAGTCTCCAGTGGCCAGTTATGTCTCAGATGATGGCTCTCAAATGAATGGCAACAACAGTGGGGCTGAGAGACCGCCATCCAGCTATGGTTCAATGAGAAGTGATGATTACAATGACCATGAAAATAATGTTGCCACTGGTGTTGTCACTGTTGACCAACCTGTTTCTTATACACG GGTTTATGTCCAAAGATCATCTTCTCCAGAAACCATCTTGACAGAGCAGACATCCGGACAGCAGAGCAGCATCCAAAATCATGGTGTCTTTATACG GTCAGACAAGACATTGGTGGCATCCAGAAAAGAAGTGCCCCAAGAAACTctcagagagggagaagagtACATGGAGTTGGATGATGAACTGAGGGTGCATGTGGTTGAGAGGCCTGTGGAGACAGAAGAAGAACATTCCCCAGCTGGGGATTTGGAGCTTCTATCTGGATCCAAACACCCAGAACTCTGCCTAGGCTACATATTTAGg TCCATGCAGGATGTATTGTCTAAGATGGATCCTACGGAGCTGTTGTGGTTTAAGCGTGAGCTGACTGTGAGGAGAGAGCAGGACTTTAAGAAGGAGGACCTGCAGGACAGTGAtgtgctggatgtggtggacCGCTTACTAGAACGCTGTGAGTTGGGGAAGGCGGTCCAGGTCTCCTGTCGAATTATGTTCCTCATTGATAGGAGGGATCTCTGTAAGGAGCTGGAGAAAAAATGCATGAGAG TTTTGATCCAGTATGAGGTAAAGGAGTATGTTAAAAGACGCTTTGAAATCGTTTTTGAGGGTGTTCCCCGCCCTGGCCGACAGACAGCAATCAACAATATCTATGTGGAGCAGGACTTACTTAAAGGTGGAACCTATGGAGTGAACACAGAGCATGAAATCCGGCAGGTCACACAACCCAATTCCAGTACCACCAGGGGCTCCATCAGACTCAGTGACCTCTTTAAGCCCCACTTACCGGATGGTCCATCCATCCGGAATGTTCTGATAACAGGCATCCCTCTGGCAGGGCTCTCACTCTGTGCCCGCAAGGTAGTGGTTGACTGGGCAAATGAAACAGCTTTCCAGGAGTTCCAGCTAGTCTTCCTGCTGCCATGTGAGGAGCTGCATCTGACCAGAGAGGAAAATATTAGCTTCTCTGATTTCATGAGTGTCTTCTGCAGTGGTACAAAGGACATTGACAAATTGATCTCTCAGCCAGATTGTCGCTGCCTCTTCATCCTGGATGCACTGGAGCTTGCACGCCCCAACTTTGACTTCACAAACAACCAAGTTGTGACTGATGTAACTGATTTGGCACCTACAGATGCTCTGCTCACCAGTTTAATCTTGGGGCATCTGTTACCTGGGGCCAAAGTCTTGATGACCAGTCACTATGGTGCTGCTTCACTGATTCCTGACCACTTGGTCCACCGTCATCTGGAAAGCCAGGGATTCACTGATGAGCAGAAGGATGAGTTCTTCACAAAGCGCTTCTCTGTCCCAGAACTGGGCATGCAGGTGTTGGCGCACGTCAAAAGTTCCCGCACTCTCTACATCATGAGCCACCTGCCGCTGTTTGCATGGATGGTGGCATGTATTTTTGAGAGGGGGTTGCAACACAGACCTGGCTTTGCGGAGAGGCCGCCTCATGAATCTGTGGTGTACGTGCAGTTTGTCATAGTCCAGGTGAACCGTTGGATGGAGCGCTACCGGCTGGTCAATCGTGACTCCATACGCTGGACAGACACTGACAAAGACATGCTGATGAAGTTGGGTAAGATGGCACTGAGTCTCCTTGAGGCAAGGAGGGTGATCTTCCACAAGGAGGATCTGGATGAGTACGAGTTGAACATGAAAGAGGTGACGGAACAGTTGGGTTTGGTGGCTGAGGTTCCCAACATGGGGTTTCTGGTCAAGAGTAAGGCTGTTAGGCAGGAATCCAAGGAGAGTCAGGCATTTGCCTTTTTACATCTTACTGTACAGGAGTTCTTAGCTGCCTTTTATGTTTATCTTTCCTTCCGCGTTGATGGGAAAACCATCTTTGAGCAGCCCTTCAAGAAGCGTGTAATAGCAAAGTTCTCAAAGGATTCCTTCCTTGCACTGTACCGGCCTGCAGTTGACCGTGCTCTGGCCAGTCCAGATGGACACCTAGACATGTTTCTCCGCTTCATGTTTGGCATGGTGATGGACTCTACTGAAGACCACCTGCGTGGCTTCTTTCTGAGCCACTACATGAACCCTCCTCGAGGGATGGATGAGGTCGTCAGCTATGTGCGGAAAAGGATTGCGGAAAACGCTTTGCCTGATAGATGCTGTAACTTGCAGCGTTGCCTGGATGAGATGACTGAGCTACCATAG
- the LOC114769055 gene encoding NACHT, LRR and PYD domains-containing protein 3 isoform X2, with protein MAESPVASYVSDDGSQMNGNNSGAERPPSSYGSMRSDDYNDHENNVATGVVTVDQPVSYTRVYVQRSSSPETILTEQTSGQQSSIQNHGVFIRSDKTLVASRKEVPQETLREGEEYMELDDELRVHVVERPVETEEEHSPAGDLELLSGSKHPELCLGYIFRDVLSKMDPTELLWFKRELTVRREQDFKKEDLQDSDVLDVVDRLLERCELGKAVQVSCRIMFLIDRRDLCKELEKKCMRVLIQYEVKEYVKRRFEIVFEGVPRPGRQTAINNIYVEQDLLKGGTYGVNTEHEIRQVTQPNSSTTRGSIRLSDLFKPHLPDGPSIRNVLITGIPLAGLSLCARKVVVDWANETAFQEFQLVFLLPCEELHLTREENISFSDFMSVFCSGTKDIDKLISQPDCRCLFILDALELARPNFDFTNNQVVTDVTDLAPTDALLTSLILGHLLPGAKVLMTSHYGAASLIPDHLVHRHLESQGFTDEQKDEFFTKRFSVPELGMQVLAHVKSSRTLYIMSHLPLFAWMVACIFERGLQHRPGFAERPPHESVVYVQFVIVQVNRWMERYRLVNRDSIRWTDTDKDMLMKLGKMALSLLEARRVIFHKEDLDEYELNMKEVTEQLGLVAEVPNMGFLVKSKAVRQESKESQAFAFLHLTVQEFLAAFYVYLSFRVDGKTIFEQPFKKRVIAKFSKDSFLALYRPAVDRALASPDGHLDMFLRFMFGMVMDSTEDHLRGFFLSHYMNPPRGMDEVVSYVRKRIAENALPDRCCNLQRCLDEMTELP; from the exons ATGGCCGAGTCTCCAGTGGCCAGTTATGTCTCAGATGATGGCTCTCAAATGAATGGCAACAACAGTGGGGCTGAGAGACCGCCATCCAGCTATGGTTCAATGAGAAGTGATGATTACAATGACCATGAAAATAATGTTGCCACTGGTGTTGTCACTGTTGACCAACCTGTTTCTTATACACG GGTTTATGTCCAAAGATCATCTTCTCCAGAAACCATCTTGACAGAGCAGACATCCGGACAGCAGAGCAGCATCCAAAATCATGGTGTCTTTATACG GTCAGACAAGACATTGGTGGCATCCAGAAAAGAAGTGCCCCAAGAAACTctcagagagggagaagagtACATGGAGTTGGATGATGAACTGAGGGTGCATGTGGTTGAGAGGCCTGTGGAGACAGAAGAAGAACATTCCCCAGCTGGGGATTTGGAGCTTCTATCTGGATCCAAACACCCAGAACTCTGCCTAGGCTACATATTTAGg GATGTATTGTCTAAGATGGATCCTACGGAGCTGTTGTGGTTTAAGCGTGAGCTGACTGTGAGGAGAGAGCAGGACTTTAAGAAGGAGGACCTGCAGGACAGTGAtgtgctggatgtggtggacCGCTTACTAGAACGCTGTGAGTTGGGGAAGGCGGTCCAGGTCTCCTGTCGAATTATGTTCCTCATTGATAGGAGGGATCTCTGTAAGGAGCTGGAGAAAAAATGCATGAGAG TTTTGATCCAGTATGAGGTAAAGGAGTATGTTAAAAGACGCTTTGAAATCGTTTTTGAGGGTGTTCCCCGCCCTGGCCGACAGACAGCAATCAACAATATCTATGTGGAGCAGGACTTACTTAAAGGTGGAACCTATGGAGTGAACACAGAGCATGAAATCCGGCAGGTCACACAACCCAATTCCAGTACCACCAGGGGCTCCATCAGACTCAGTGACCTCTTTAAGCCCCACTTACCGGATGGTCCATCCATCCGGAATGTTCTGATAACAGGCATCCCTCTGGCAGGGCTCTCACTCTGTGCCCGCAAGGTAGTGGTTGACTGGGCAAATGAAACAGCTTTCCAGGAGTTCCAGCTAGTCTTCCTGCTGCCATGTGAGGAGCTGCATCTGACCAGAGAGGAAAATATTAGCTTCTCTGATTTCATGAGTGTCTTCTGCAGTGGTACAAAGGACATTGACAAATTGATCTCTCAGCCAGATTGTCGCTGCCTCTTCATCCTGGATGCACTGGAGCTTGCACGCCCCAACTTTGACTTCACAAACAACCAAGTTGTGACTGATGTAACTGATTTGGCACCTACAGATGCTCTGCTCACCAGTTTAATCTTGGGGCATCTGTTACCTGGGGCCAAAGTCTTGATGACCAGTCACTATGGTGCTGCTTCACTGATTCCTGACCACTTGGTCCACCGTCATCTGGAAAGCCAGGGATTCACTGATGAGCAGAAGGATGAGTTCTTCACAAAGCGCTTCTCTGTCCCAGAACTGGGCATGCAGGTGTTGGCGCACGTCAAAAGTTCCCGCACTCTCTACATCATGAGCCACCTGCCGCTGTTTGCATGGATGGTGGCATGTATTTTTGAGAGGGGGTTGCAACACAGACCTGGCTTTGCGGAGAGGCCGCCTCATGAATCTGTGGTGTACGTGCAGTTTGTCATAGTCCAGGTGAACCGTTGGATGGAGCGCTACCGGCTGGTCAATCGTGACTCCATACGCTGGACAGACACTGACAAAGACATGCTGATGAAGTTGGGTAAGATGGCACTGAGTCTCCTTGAGGCAAGGAGGGTGATCTTCCACAAGGAGGATCTGGATGAGTACGAGTTGAACATGAAAGAGGTGACGGAACAGTTGGGTTTGGTGGCTGAGGTTCCCAACATGGGGTTTCTGGTCAAGAGTAAGGCTGTTAGGCAGGAATCCAAGGAGAGTCAGGCATTTGCCTTTTTACATCTTACTGTACAGGAGTTCTTAGCTGCCTTTTATGTTTATCTTTCCTTCCGCGTTGATGGGAAAACCATCTTTGAGCAGCCCTTCAAGAAGCGTGTAATAGCAAAGTTCTCAAAGGATTCCTTCCTTGCACTGTACCGGCCTGCAGTTGACCGTGCTCTGGCCAGTCCAGATGGACACCTAGACATGTTTCTCCGCTTCATGTTTGGCATGGTGATGGACTCTACTGAAGACCACCTGCGTGGCTTCTTTCTGAGCCACTACATGAACCCTCCTCGAGGGATGGATGAGGTCGTCAGCTATGTGCGGAAAAGGATTGCGGAAAACGCTTTGCCTGATAGATGCTGTAACTTGCAGCGTTGCCTGGATGAGATGACTGAGCTACCATAG